In one Alnus glutinosa chromosome 14, dhAlnGlut1.1, whole genome shotgun sequence genomic region, the following are encoded:
- the LOC133858104 gene encoding cytokinin dehydrogenase 3-like encodes MSQPGITTWLPPNDIADRFRNDGETIKLASTDYGHIVQEIPAKVFHPTSINDTASLIKFAYNNSSVPITIAARGRGHSVRGQAMARNGVVVNMTSLENRINGSGISVSTSPSLGYYADAGGEQLWIDVLHATLEHGLAPVSWTDYLYLTVGGTLSNAGISGQTFRFGPQISNVHELDVITGKGDLVTCSTKENSELYYAVLGGLGQFGIITRARIALEPAPKRVKWLRMLYNDFSAFSRDQEHLISTNGRKQSNAFDYLEGLLLLDQGPPEVSFFPVPDHSRIISLVTKHSIIYCLEAAIYYDDHTQNKVDEELQVLLKGLSFLPGFVFEKNVSYVDFLNRVGSEEQILRSKGLWDIPHPWLNLFVPKSRILDFDSGVFKDIFLKQNIPSGLVIVYPMNRDKWDDNMSVIIPEEDVFYVVSLLRSSGFNNWEAFDRQNGEILQFCDNVGIKVKMYLPHYETQESWINHFGSKWVSFRERKAQFDPKMILAPGQRIFNK; translated from the exons ATGTCCCAACCAGGGATCACAACCTGGCTCCCACCCAACGATATTGCAGATAGATTTCGTAATGATGGCGAAACTATCAAACTAGCCTCAACCGATTACGGCCATATAGTTCAAGAAATCCCAGCAAAAGTTTTTCATCCAACCTCCATAAATGATACTGCAAGCTTGATCAAATTCGCGTACAATAATTCTAGTGTTCCTATAACCATAGCCGCCAGAGGTCGAGGCCATTCGGTTCGTGGACAGGCTATGGCTCGTAATGGGGTTGTGGTCAATATGACATCTTTGGAAAATCGTATAAATGGGTCTGGAATATCAGTCTCGACCAGCCCTTCGTTGGGCTACTATGCCGATGCCGGCGGCGAGCAGCTTTGGATCGACGTGCTGCATGCAACGCTTGAACATGGACTTGCGCCGGTTTCATGGACCGATTACTTGTACCTGACCGTCGGTGGGACGCTCTCCAACGCAGGGATTAGCGGTCAAACTTTCCGGTTCGGTCCTCAGATCAGCAATGTTCATGAATTGGATGTTATCACTG GAAAAGGGGATCTCGTGACTTGCTCCACCAAGGAGAACTCCGAGCTATATTATGCGGTGCTTGGAGGTTTAGGCCAATTTGGGATTATAACCAGAGCAAGGATTGCCCTAGAGCCAGCTCCAAAAAGG GTTAAGTGGTTACGAATGCTTTACAACGACTTCTCTGCATTTTCAAGAGACCAAGAACATTTGATCTCAACAAATGGAAGGAAGCAAAGCAATGCATTTGATTATTTAGAAGGTTTGCTTCTACTGGACCAAGGCCCTCCAGAGGTTTCCTTTTTCCCAGTACCCGATCACTCCAGAATAATTTCCCTAGTAACCAAACACAGCATCATCTACTGCCTAGAAGCAGCCATATATTATGATGATCACACACAAAATAAGGTGGACGAG GAACTGCAAGTTTTGCTCAAAGGGTTAAGCTTTCTTCCGGGGTTTGTGTTTGAGAAAAATGTGTCGTACGTAGATTTTCTGAATAGAGTCGGAAGTGAAGAGCAAATACTTAGATCAAAAGGACTATGGGATATTCCTCATCCATGGTTGAATCTTTTTGTACCAAAATCTCGTATCTTGGATTTTGATTCGGGTGTTTTTAAGGACATCTTTCTTAAACAAAACATTCCCTCTGGACTCGTCATCGTTTACCCCATGAACCGAGACAA GTGGGATGATAATATGTCTGTGATTATACCGGAAGAAGATGTTTTCTACGTTGTAAGTTTGCTCCGTTCAAGTGGCTTCAATAATTGGGAGGCATTTGATCGACAAAATGGAGAAATATTACAGTTTTGTGATAATGTTGGCATCAAGGTTAAGATGTATCTTCCACATTACGAGACACAAGAATCTTGGATAAACCATTTTGGCTCAAAATGGGTATCTTTTCGAGAGAGAAAAGCTCAGTTCGATCCGAAAATGATATTAGCTCCAGGACAGAGAATTTTCAATAAATAG
- the LOC133857984 gene encoding translation machinery-associated protein 22 has translation MSEKPQPIRVLYCPACSLPAEYCEFGPDFEKCKPWLIRNAPNLYPDLIKEANAKEADKVTEQLQSTGMSSDGATPSAPKEEVKRLPGGKIKKKEKQEVVIEKVVRNKRKCITTVKGLELFGVKLSDASKKLGKKFATGASVVKGPTEKEQIDVQGDISYDIVEFITETWPDVPETAIFFIEDGRKVPAA, from the exons ATGTCGGAGAAGCCCCAACCGATTCGCGTGTTGTATTGTCCGGCATGCAGTTTGCCGGCGGAGTACTGCGAGTTCGGACCCGATTTCGAAAAATGCAAGCCCTGGTTGATCCGAAACGCCCCGAACCTTTACCCGGATCTCATCAAAG AGGCGAATGCGAAGGAAGCTGATAAAGTTACCGAGCAGTTACAGTCCACTGGTATGTCTTCGGATGGAGCTACTCCTTCAG CGCCAAAGGAAGAAGTAAAACGTCTTCCTGGTgggaagataaagaaaaaa GAGAAGCAAGAAGTAGTTATTGAAAAGGTTGTACGTAACAAGCGAAAATGCATCACCACTGTAAAAGGGCTGGAGCTTTTTG GTGTCAAACTTagtgatgcttcaaagaagctTGGGAAAAAGTTTGCTACAGGAGCTTCTGTTGTTAAG GGGCCTACTGAGAAGGAGCAGATTGATGTTCAAGGGGACATATCTTATGACATTGTGGAGTTCATTACAGAGACCTGGCCTGAT GTCCCAGAAACGGCAATTTTCTTTATTGAAGACGGAAGAAAGGTGCCGGCTGCTTGA
- the LOC133857466 gene encoding LOB domain-containing protein 22-like: MNREGGNPQACASCKHQRKKCDESCELAPYFPANRYREFQNAHRLFGVSNIVRIMSAVVEPHQRQAAAESILMEGNAWRNDPVHGCLGIARILKSQIDFYQNQLDIANQHLAFFRETEKQKVEGFLNAPTPTPLLQHHHLDGFKYLTPILPDHLPNDYTCDMKNSEEDGYYNYKLPTLEEGADVKPFDIQPVDQMLECYDQHENIVITSFSGPGESSSIVSKAHGKQPM; the protein is encoded by the exons ATGAACAGGGAGGGTGGAAATCCTCAGGCATGCGCGTCGTGTaaacatcaaaggaaaaaatGTGACGAAAGCTGTGAGTTGGCTCCATACTTTCCGGCTAACCGGTATCGGGAATTCCAAAATGCTCACAGGCTCTTTGGTGTGAGCAACATAGTAAGGATCATGAGCGCAGTAGTTGAGCCACACCAAAGACAAGCAGCTGCTGAATCAATACTGATGGAGGGCAATGCATGGAGAAATGATCCGGTGCATGGCTGTCTTGGGATTGCCCGCATCCTCAAGTCCCAGATTGATTTTTATCAAAACCAACTTGATATTGCCAATCAACACCTTGCCTTTTTCCGGGAGACAGAAAAGCAGAAAGTGGAAGGCTTTCTAAATGCTCCAACTCCAACCCCACTACTGCAGCATCATCACCTTGATGGCTTTAAGTATCTCACTCCAATCCTGCCTGATCACCTA CCTAACGACTATACATGTGACATGAAAAACTCAGAGGAGGATGGATATTATAACTATAAGCTGCCAACCTTGGAAGAAGGTGCAGATGTGAAACCCTTTGACATCCAGCCTGTAGATCAAATGTTGGAATGTTATGATCAGCATGAGAACATTGTTATTACAAGTTTCAGTGGACCAGGAGAATCCAG CAGTATTGTTTCCAAAGCCCATGGTAAGCAGCCTATGTAG